The following are encoded together in the Panicum virgatum strain AP13 chromosome 6K, P.virgatum_v5, whole genome shotgun sequence genome:
- the LOC120712007 gene encoding probable LRR receptor-like serine/threonine-protein kinase At2g24230 produces MGCCGGGHALLFLAAAVAACVALAAAQEPNTDAYFVTGFFSKLGRPAPSSSGAGGVCAWPGVSCDGEARVVAFSAAGMGLAGAIPEDTVGKLARLQVLDLSGNRLTALPNDLWELGASLRALNLSGNAIRGALPNNVGNFARLQAFDISHNAFTGSLPQALGSIAGLQVLNTSHNQFQGQVPSAVIFGCGNLVAMDLSGNALDGDLPDLSPLRSLAYLNLSGNRLRGSAIGAFLEQLRVIDLSNNRISGLNFSSGYAGSALMYLDLSGNELLGEFNVAGRFRNLRHVNLAHNHLSNANLLVSLGEISELEYVNLSSTGLHGQIPPQFSSRLVGLKVLDLSRNNISGVVPDMSPLRLRVLDLSVNNLTGEIPVALVKKLASMERFNFSYNNLTVCASELSPEAFAAAFAKSRNDCPIAVNPDSIKKRRGRRKGVKLALAVVLSLFFSILGLLCLAVACRRRRKRCDTLPVVKQVSFKEEPAVSGPFSFQTDSTTWVADVKVATSVPVVIFEKPLLSFTFADLMAATSNFDRGTLLAEGRFGPVYRGFLPGGIQVAVKVLVHGSVMEDQDAARELERLGRIKHPNLVPLTGYCLAGDQRITIYEYMENGNLHNLLHDLPLGVQTTEDWSADTWEDNVAGVATEIITPEGTATWMFRHKIALGAARALAFLHHGCIPQIVHRDVKASSIYFDCTMEPRLSDFGLSMIAGTSTNNDPLHHSPGYTPPEFSISENAIATAKSDVYSFGVVLFELVTGKKPVGDEYPDQKEANLVNWARVMVKANLGSSIIDPKIRDTGLERQMEEALRIAYLCTAELPSKRPAMQQIVGLLKDIEPKLAEQD; encoded by the coding sequence ATGGGCTGCTGCGGTGGCGGCCACGCGCTCCTGTTCTTGGCCGCGGCCGTGGCCGCCTGCGTTGCGCTGGCGGCGGCTCAGGAGCCCAACACCGACGCCTACTTCGTCACCGGCTTCTTCTCCAAGCTGGGCCGCcctgcgccgtcgtcgtccggcgccggcggtgtgTGCGCCTGGCCCGGCGTGTCCTGCGACGGCGAGGCCCGCGTAGTGGCGTTCTCGGCCGCCGGGATGGGCCTGGCGGGCGCCATCCCGGAGGATACCGTCGGCAAGCTCGCGCGCCTTCAGGTGCTCGACCTCAGTGGCAACCGCCTCACCGCGCTGCCCAACGACCTGTGGGAGCTCGGCGCGTCGTTGCGCGCGCTCAACCTGTCCGGCAACGCCATCCGCGGCGCGCTCCCCAACAACGTCGGCAACTTCGCGCGCCTCCAGGCGTTCGACATCTCCCACAACGCATTCACCGGCTCGCTGCCGCAAGCGctcggctccatcgccggcctGCAGGTGCTCAACACCAGCCACAACCAGTTCCAGGGGCAGGTCCCAAGCGCCGTCATCTTCGGGTGCGGGAACCTCGTGGCCATGGATCTCTCCGGCAATGCGCTCGACGGGGACTTGCCAGACCTGTCGCCGCTCAGGTCCCTGGCCTATCTCAACCTGTCCGGCAACCGGCTCCGCGGCTCGGCCATCGGGGCGTTCCTGGAGCAGCTGAGGGTCATAgacctcagcaacaaccgcATCTCCGGGTTGAATTTTAGCAGTGGGTATGCTGGCTCTGCATTGATGTACCTTGACCTGTCGGGCAATGAGCTTCTTGGAGAATTCAACGTCGCTGGCCGGTTCCGGAACCTGAGGCATGTCAATCTTGCACACAACCATTTGTCAAATGCCAATTTGCTCGTGTCATTGGGTGAGATCTCTGAATTGGAGTATGTTAATCTGTCAAGCACTGGATTGCATGGGCAAATCCCTCCTCAATTTTCATCTCGATTGGTTGGATTGAAGGTGCTCGATTTGTCAAGGAACAATATCAGTGGGGTTGTCCCAGACATGAGCCCTCTTCGGCTACGTGTGCTGGACTTGTCGGTGAACAATCTCACCGGTGAGATACCTGTGGCTTTGGTCAAGAAGTTGGCATCGATGGAGCGCTTCAACTTCTCATACAACAATCTCACTGTTTGCGCCTCTGAGCTCTCTCCTGAGGCATTTGCAGCTGCATTTGCTAAGTCCAGAAATGATTGCCCAATCGCTGTGAACCCAGACAGTAtcaagaaaagaagagggagGCGTAAGGGAGTGAAGTTGGCATTGGCTGTTGTGCTTTCACTGTTCTTCTCTATTCTCGGGTTGCTTTGCTTGGCAGTGGCATGTAGGAGGCGGAGGAAGAGGTGTGACACGCTGCCTGTGGTTAAGCAGGTGTCATTCAAAGAGGAGCCTGCTGTATCAGGGCCATTTTCTTTCCAGACAGATTCAACAACTTGGGTTGCTGATGTGAAGGTCGCAACTTCAGTGCCCGTAgtcatctttgagaagccctTGCTAAGCTTCACGTTTGCTGACCTGATGGCAGCGACGTCGAACTTTGACAGGGGTACCTTGCTAGCTGAAGGGAGGTTTGGGCCAGTCTACAGGGGATTCCTTCCTGGTGGAATTCAAGTTGCCGTGAAGGTGCTGGTGCATGGGTCTGTAATGGAGGACCAAGATGCAGCAAGGGAGCTTGAGCGGCTGGGACGGATCAAACATCCTAACTTGGTTCCTTTGACTGGCTACTGTCTGGCAGGGGACCAGAGGATTACCATCTATGAGTACATGGAAAATGGAAATTTGCACAACCTACTGCATGACTTGCCACTGGGAGTTCAGACGACCGAAGATTGGAGCGCAGACACTTGGGAGGACAATGTTGCTGGTGTCGCAACTGAAATCATCACACCAGAAGGTACTGCAACATGGATGTTCCGACACAAAATCGCGTTAGGTGCCGCGAGGGCGCTTGCATTCCTCCACCATGGCTGCATTCCGCAAATTGTCCACCGGGATGTGAAGGCAAGCAGCATCTACTTCGACTGCACAATGGAGCCTAGGCTGTCTGATTTCGGGTTATCAATGATCGCCGGAACCAGCACTAACAATGATCCATTGCACCACTCCCCAGGCTATACTCCACCGGAGTTCTCCATCTCAGAGAACGCCATAGCAACTGCAAAGTCCGACGTTTACAGTTTTGGTGTTGTGCTGTTTGAATTGGTCACTGGGAAGAAACCGGTGGGTGACGAGTACCCAGACCAGAAGGAGGCAAACTTGGTGAACTGGGCCAGGGTGATGGTGAAGGCGAACCTTGGGTCGAGCATCATTGACCCGAAGATTCGTGACACGGGGCTGGAGCGGCAGATGGAGGAGGCTCTGAGGATCGCCTACCTATGCACTGCTGAACTGCCATCCAAGAGGCCCGCCATGCAGCAGATCGTCGGCCTGCTCAAGGACATCGAGCCAAAATTAGCAGAGCAGGACTGA